In Uranotaenia lowii strain MFRU-FL chromosome 2, ASM2978415v1, whole genome shotgun sequence, one genomic interval encodes:
- the LOC129745892 gene encoding uncharacterized protein LOC129745892, translating into MANYSAKECLWRGEQRPSVLNPEANMGQLIWHLLSHIPNRVIQINADTDYRMTCAEMRLRIVRVALNLRRLGFRKGDLVTLACANSDNTVPVFVACLTNGMPINPLAPVFNKDDLAHMMKQTQSKVVFCDSINRSAVEAAVRESIKNAPKIFILGPTEGEALSVEHLLKPVEGEEHFVPEHLGNSSELMAILLCSSGTTGLPKGVCLSHAHLIEGDVFSEALNAGPIFNFSSLFWATGLYASLTSLYYLRTRIITKHLFTEQTLMAIIQKYRVEDVFTPPAYVSALVNSPHFDNVDLSSVKRWTIGGSMVSEAIRARLDEKLPNGQAKPVYGASEIGIITKCDKSFNIGSVGQMITNLTGKIVDEDGTRLKAGEVGEIRLRYKHKILGYFNNPSATADAFDEDDFFKTGDIGFFDKDGHLHVVDRIKDIIKYNNFQVSPSELEAIICRLEGVVQVCVVGIPLPDASSDLATAVIVRKDGSNLTGERVVEIVDSQVSDHKRLRGGVLFVDKLPSSAAGKILRRKVKELVIDLNKN; encoded by the exons ATGGCCAATTACAGTGCCAAGGAGTGCCTCTGGAGAGGCGAACAACGGCCGAGTGTTCTGAATCCGGAGGCCAACATGGGGCAGCTTATCTGGCATCTACTGTCCCACATTCCTAACCGGGTTATCCAAATCAATGCCGATACGGATTATCGTATGACCTGTGCCGAAATGCGCCTTAGAATCGTACGAGTGGCGCTCAACTTGCGGAGGCTGGGCTTTCGAAAAGGTGACCTTGTGACTTTAGCCTGTGCCAATAGTGACAACACTGTGCCTGTTTTTGTGGCCTGTCTGACCAATGGCATGCCAATTAACCCGTTGGCTCCGGTGTTCAACAAAGACGATCTGGCGCATATGATGAAGCAAACCCAATCCAAAGTGGTGTTTTGTGACTCGATTAATCGAAGCGCAGTGGAGGCCGCTGTTCGAGAATCGATAAAAAATGCgcctaaaatatttattttgggtCCCACTGAAGGTGAGGCGCTCTCGGTTGAACATCTTTTGAAACCCGTTGAAGGAGAGGAACATTTCGTACCGGAACATTTAGGGAATTCTTCAGAACTGATGGCAATACTATTGTGTTCATCGGGAACTACCGGTTTACCCAAGGGCGTTTGTTTGTCCCACGCTCATCTGATTGAAGGGGATGTTTTCTCAGA AGCCTTGAACGCAGGTCCTATCTTCAACTTCAGTTCCCTTTTCTGGGCCACAGGATTGTACGCGTCTCTGACATCGCTCTACTATCTTCGAACACGCATCATTACGAAGCATTTATTCACTGAACAAACACTTATGGCAATCATTCAGAAATATCGCGTCGAAGATGTTTTCACTCCGCCGGCCTATGTATCGGCGCTCGTCAACAGTCCTCACTTTGACAATGTCGACTTGAGTAGCGTCAAACGGTGGACCATAGGAGGATCGATGGTTTCGGAAGCGATTAGGGCCAGACTTGACGAAAAACTACCGAATGGACAAGCAAAGCCCGTTTATGGCGCTTCCGAAATCGGGATCAtcacaaaatgtgacaaaagtttcaatATAGGATCCGTTGGACAAATGATAACGAACTTGACCGGAAAGATAGTGGACGAAGATGGGACTCGTTTGAAAGCTGGAGAAGTTGGAGAGATCAGACTTCGGTACAAGCACAAGATTTtg GGCTACTTCAACAATCCATCGGCAACGGCGGATGCTTTCGATGAGGATGACTTTTTCAAAACCGGTGACATTGGCTTTTTCGACAAGGATGGGCACCTCCACGTGGTGGACCGTATTAAGGATATCATCAAATACAACAACTTCCAAGTGTCACCTTCGGAGCTGGAGGCAATCATATGCCGGCTCGAAGGCGTCGTTCAGGTTTGCGTAGTCGGAATACCGCTGCCGGATGCATCGTCGGATCTGGCCACGGCAGTTATTGTCCGGAAAGACGGTTCAAATTTGACCGGGGAACGTGTCGTTGAAATCGTCGATAGCCAAGTTAGCGATCACAAGCGTCTGCGCGGAGGAGTTTTGTTCGTGGATAAGCTACCCTCGTCGGCAGCCGGAAAGATTTTGAGAAGAAAAGTCAAGGAACTGGTAATTGATTTGAACAAGAATTGA
- the LOC129748131 gene encoding uncharacterized protein LOC129748131 produces the protein MVTKYSAADHVWIGEQRPGILNPAANLGQIFFNLLSHSPSRVIQINADTDYHMTCAEMRLRVVRIALNLKKLGFQKGDHVTLACTNTDNTVPVFVACLTNGMPVNPLAPVFNKSDFAYMLKQTQPKVVFCDEDNRSVVEAAVQEALKISPKIFVLGQAENEKESVDFLLQPIEGELDFVPEYFGNSVELLAMVLCSSGTTGLPKGVCLSHAHLIEWEVFSNELNAGPIFSFSALFWATSLLGALTSLYCLRPRVITAQMFDEKLLVSIIEKYRVHDVFTPPCYLSALINSPYFEQADFRSVKRWTLSGSMVSESIRVKLEKRLPNGCAQSVYGTSEIGFITKAYGPYKSDSVGQMVSNIVAKIVDEDGNRLGPCKVGEMRFRYKHTFLGYFNNLLATREAFDEDGFFKSGDVGYFDEDGFLYVVDRIKDVIKYCNYQISPSELEVAIQSIEGVLKVCVVGVPLLDESSDLPTAVVVKKSDSDLTEDRIMAIIDGQVSDYKRLRGGVFFVNQLPMSASGKVLRRKVKEALQNLNTVAT, from the exons ATGGTAACCAAATACAGTGCAGCGGACCACGTCTGGATAGGCGAGCAGCGCCCAGGCATTCTTAACCCGGCGGCCAATTTAGGGcagatattcttcaaccttctgTCCCACAGCCCATCCCGGGTGATCCAAATCAATGCGGATACGGATTACCACATGACCTGCGCAGAAATGCGTCTCAGAGTCGTGCGAATTGCGCTGAACCTAAAGAAGCTGGGTTTTCAGAAAGGCGATCACGTCACCTTGGCATGTACAAATACCGACAATACGGTTCCAGTTTTTGTGGCCTGTTTGACCAACGGAATGCCGGTCAATCCCCTGGCACCGGTCTTCAATAAAAGTGATTTTGCCTACATGCTAAAGCAAACCCAACCTAAAGTGGTGTTTTGTGATGAGGACAATCGTAGCGTTGTTGAGGCTGCCGTTCAGGAAGCCCTCAAAATATCACCCAAAATTTTCGTCTTGGGTCAAGCTGAAAATGAGAAGGAATCGGTCGACTTCCTGCTACAACCCATTGAAGGGGAGCTTGATTTCGTACCGGAATATTTCGGAAACTCGGTTGAACTGCTGGCGATGGTTCTATGTTCATCGGGAACCACCGGTCTACCGAAAGGCGTCTGTCTGTCTCACGCCCATCTAATCGAATGGGAAGTTTTCAGCAA CGAACTTAATGCGGGACCCATCTTCAGCTTCAGTGCCCTATTCTGGGCTACCAGCCTTCTGGGAGCCCTTACATCGCTCTACTGTCTACGACCCCGAGTTATCACAGCGCAGATGTTCGACGAAAAGCTTCTGGTATCCATCATCGAAAAATACCGGGTTCATGATGTCTTCACTCCGCCGTGTTACTTGTCGGCCCTGATCAACAGTCCGTACTTCGAACAGGCCGATTTCCGCAGTGTCAAACGATGGACCCTGAGCGGATCGATGGTCTCCGAAAGTATCAGAGTCAAGCTGGAAAAACGGCTACCAAATGGATGTGCCCAATCGGTTTACGGAACTTCGGAAATCGGATTCATAACTAAAGCTTATGGACCTTATAAGTCCGATTCCGTAGGACAGATGGTGTCCAACATTGTGGCCAAGATCGTTGATGAAGATGGCAACCGATTGGGACCTTGCAAAGTTGGCGAGATGAGATTCCGTTACAAGCATACGTTTTTG GGTTATTTCAACAATCTATTGGCAACCAGAGAGGCCTTCGATGAGGATGGCTTCTTCAAATCCGGGGACGTAGGCTACTTCGATGAAGATGGTTTCCTGTACGTGGTAGATCGTATTAAGGATGTCATCAAGTATTGCAACTATCAAATTTCCCCCTCGGAATTGGAGGTGGCGATTCAGAGTATTGAAGGCGTTCTAAAGGTTTGTGTAGTAGGGGTACCTTTGTTGGATGAGTCTTCGGATCTGCCAACGGCAGTCGTTGTCAAAAAGAGCGATTCCGATTTGACCGAGGATCGCATCATGGCGATCATCGATGGTCAAGTGAGCGACTACAAACGACTACGAGGAGGGGTGTTTTTCGTGAATCAGCTACCGATGTCGGCTTCCGGGAAAGTTCTGAGGAGAAAGGTCAAGGAAGCACTGCAAAATTTGAACACCGTGGCAACATAG
- the LOC129748129 gene encoding centaurin-gamma-1A isoform X4 gives MPFYRRYSCQKIVQQRLSTGSAITPTNSRPTTPQGTRLGVASFHGTVPSPTNGFTSSTGSPASGLTMSSSSPSHHPNSHPPQSQPQGTMTLPHRHHVLSASSHHIPIKLSSDLLASESQHLMIQQQRESHPPAQKWGTISHGTSQQALMALTNENNNIAKFVPPTHPVSSGDSSLPPLGLVPPGKDSGGGGGKDKELPTPTSTPTTSRKSRRRSNLFIPSSSKKEQQEKIKNGELGSGRAIPIKQGYLYKRSSKSLNKEWKKKYVTLCDDGRLTYHPSLHDYMDDIHGKEVSLQYVTVKVPGQKPRGSKSIITNSALTGANSNMNGKSGGSTSGGSQGSSSNGLTEGLGGLSLAKDRKLTEKVLLTAFDTLREPAKSNSQTSGDEGIVISNSNSQSFIGSDGNTSKLDAQTPNVKKRHRRMKSSGVGKNNEYDDSDGFEFYIVSLDNKQWHFEASNAEERDEWVSVIEQEIFKSLQGIESSKSKPLNPSDIASMQSIRSRVPGNGYCVDCDSPNPEWASLNLGVLMCIECSGIHRNLGSHISKVRSLGLDEWPPGHLSVMLAIGNSLANSVWESNSRGGRVKPTPASSREEKEAWIRAKYEAKEFLPTFTATPPVGQQLREAVVRSDMKAIIILLAHANVDHINSTVSVRDLRTPLHLACAIGNLAISQLLIWHHANLKHIDHEGRSCLTYAKAANSLAAARQASNTPHHVNVETTSALVDLLGSLGCTDPAPFTASGTLPRRRETIDPSAISTSSTSSLVSSFEKFSSNLI, from the exons ATGCCTTTTTATCGCAGATATT CATGTCAGAAGATTGTGCAGCAGCGTTTATCGACTGGTTCGGCCATAACACCAACAAACTCGCGACCAACGACGCCTCAGGGAACCCGGCTTGGGGTAGCCAGTTTTCACGGAACCGTACCTAGTCCGACCAACGGATTCACGTCGTCAACCGGAAGTCCGGCTAGCGGTTTAACCATGAGCAGTTCTTCGCCCAGTCACCACCCGAATTCACATCCGCCACAGTCCCAGCCACAAGGTACCATGACCTTGCCCCACAGGCACCACGTCCTGTCGGCTTCGAGCCATCACATTCCGATCAAACTCAGTTCGGATCTGTTGGCCAGCGAGTCGCAACATTTGATGATCCAACAACAGCGTGAATCACATCCTCCGGCTCAAAAGTGGGGCACCATTTCGCACGGAACTTCGCAGCAAGCCCTCATGGCCTTGACCAATGAGAACAACAACATTGCCAAGTTTGTTCCACCGACCCACCCGGTGTCCTCGGGTGACAGCAGTTTACCGCCGCTCGGGCTGGTGCCTCCAGGGAAGGATTCCGGAGGAGGTGGAGGGAAGGATAAAGAACTTCCGACACCCACCTCAACTCCAACGACGTCGCGGAAAAGTAGACGAAGATCGAACCTGTTTATTCCTTCTTCCTCGAAGAAAGAGCAACAAGAAAAGATCAAGAACGGTGAGCTGGGCAGCGGAAGGGCCATTCCCATCAAGCAGGGCTATCTCTACAAGAGAAGCAGCAAATCCTTGAACAAGGAATGGAAGAAAAAGTACGTGACCTTGTGCGATGATGGTCGGCTAACATACCACCCCTCGTTACATGACTACATGGACGATATCCACGGAAAGGAAGTTTCCCTACAATACGTAACGGTGAAGGTTCCGGGCCAGAAACCTCGCGGATCTAAGTCAATCATTACCAACAGTGCCCTCACGGGAGCCAACTCGAACATGAACGGAAAGAGTGGCGGTTCAACGAGCGGCGGATCTCAGGGTAGTAGCAGTAACGGTTTGACCGAAGGACTCGGCGGCCTCTCCCTCGCCAAGGATCGAAAACTAACGGAGAAAGTTCTGCTCACGGCCTTCGATACCCTGAGGGAACCGGCCAAGTCAAACTCGCAAACCAGCGGCGATGAGGGCATCGTCATCAGTAACAGCAACTCCCAGAGCTTCATCGGCTCGGACGGAAACACCAGCAAACTGGACGCTCAAACCCCGAACGTTAAGAAACGGCACCGCCGGATGAAGAGCAGTGGCGTTGGCAAAAATAACGAATATGACG ATTCCGACGGGTTCGAATTCTACATCGTGTCGCTGGACAACAAACAGTGGCACTTCGAGGCGTCGAATGCCGAGGAGCGGGACGAGTGGGTTTCGGTGATCGAGCAGGAAATCTTTAAATCGCTGCAGGGTATCGAATCGTCCAAGTCGAAACCGTTGAACCCGAGCGACATCGCCTCGATGCAGTCGATTCGGAGCCGGGTCCCGGGCAACGGGTACTGCGTTGACTGTGATTCGCCCA ACCCCGAATGGGCCAGTTTGAACCTGGGAGTGCTCATGTGCATCGAGTGTTCCGGAATCCACCGAAATCTGGGTTCCCACATCAGCAAAGTGAGATCGCTGGGACTAGACGAGTGGcc TCCGGGCCATCTGAGTGTGATGCTGGCGATCGGCAACAGTCTGGCGAATTCGGTGTGGGAATCAAACAGCCGAGGCGGGCGGGTGAAACCGACACCGGCCAGCTCCCGGGAGGAAAAGGAAGCCTGGATCCGGGCAAAGTACGAGGCGAAAGAGTTCCTACCGACGTTTACGGCCACGCCTCCGGTTGGTCAACAGCTTCGGGAAGCTGTCGTTCGATCTGATATGAAAGCCATCATCATTCTGCTTGCCCATGCCAACGTTGACCACATCAATTCGACTGTGAGCGTGCGGGATCTGAGGACGCCACTGCATCTGGCCTGTGCCATCGGAAATCTAGCCATCTCGCAATTGTTGATATGG CACCACGCTAACCTGAAACACATCGACCACGAGGGAAGATCCTGTCTGACGTACGCCAAGGCGGCCAACTCTCTAGCCGCAGCCCGACAAGCAAGCAATACCCCGCACCATGTGAACGTTGAAACGACCTCGGCACTGGTGGATCTTTTGGGTAGCCTGGGGTGCACAGATCCGGCCCCATTCACGGCTAGTGGAACGCTCCCGCGGCGGAGGGAAACCATCGATCCGTCGGCCATTTCCACGTCCTCGACTTCGTCGTTGGTCAGCTCGTTTGAGAAATTTTCCTCGAACTTGATCTAG
- the LOC129748129 gene encoding centaurin-gamma-1A isoform X3: protein MSHYRNSSEIPIILVGTQDAISERSPRVIDDSRARKLAQDLKRCSYYETCATYGLNVERVFQDACQKIVQQRLSTGSAITPTNSRPTTPQGTRLGVASFHGTVPSPTNGFTSSTGSPASGLTMSSSSPSHHPNSHPPQSQPQGTMTLPHRHHVLSASSHHIPIKLSSDLLASESQHLMIQQQRESHPPAQKWGTISHGTSQQALMALTNENNNIAKFVPPTHPVSSGDSSLPPLGLVPPGKDSGGGGGKDKELPTPTSTPTTSRKSRRRSNLFIPSSSKKEQQEKIKNGELGSGRAIPIKQGYLYKRSSKSLNKEWKKKYVTLCDDGRLTYHPSLHDYMDDIHGKEVSLQYVTVKVPGQKPRGSKSIITNSALTGANSNMNGKSGGSTSGGSQGSSSNGLTEGLGGLSLAKDRKLTEKVLLTAFDTLREPAKSNSQTSGDEGIVISNSNSQSFIGSDGNTSKLDAQTPNVKKRHRRMKSSGVGKNNEYDDSDGFEFYIVSLDNKQWHFEASNAEERDEWVSVIEQEIFKSLQGIESSKSKPLNPSDIASMQSIRSRVPGNGYCVDCDSPNPEWASLNLGVLMCIECSGIHRNLGSHISKVRSLGLDEWPPGHLSVMLAIGNSLANSVWESNSRGGRVKPTPASSREEKEAWIRAKYEAKEFLPTFTATPPVGQQLREAVVRSDMKAIIILLAHANVDHINSTVSVRDLRTPLHLACAIGNLAISQLLIWHHANLKHIDHEGRSCLTYAKAANSLAAARQASNTPHHVNVETTSALVDLLGSLGCTDPAPFTASGTLPRRRETIDPSAISTSSTSSLVSSFEKFSSNLI from the exons CATGTCAGAAGATTGTGCAGCAGCGTTTATCGACTGGTTCGGCCATAACACCAACAAACTCGCGACCAACGACGCCTCAGGGAACCCGGCTTGGGGTAGCCAGTTTTCACGGAACCGTACCTAGTCCGACCAACGGATTCACGTCGTCAACCGGAAGTCCGGCTAGCGGTTTAACCATGAGCAGTTCTTCGCCCAGTCACCACCCGAATTCACATCCGCCACAGTCCCAGCCACAAGGTACCATGACCTTGCCCCACAGGCACCACGTCCTGTCGGCTTCGAGCCATCACATTCCGATCAAACTCAGTTCGGATCTGTTGGCCAGCGAGTCGCAACATTTGATGATCCAACAACAGCGTGAATCACATCCTCCGGCTCAAAAGTGGGGCACCATTTCGCACGGAACTTCGCAGCAAGCCCTCATGGCCTTGACCAATGAGAACAACAACATTGCCAAGTTTGTTCCACCGACCCACCCGGTGTCCTCGGGTGACAGCAGTTTACCGCCGCTCGGGCTGGTGCCTCCAGGGAAGGATTCCGGAGGAGGTGGAGGGAAGGATAAAGAACTTCCGACACCCACCTCAACTCCAACGACGTCGCGGAAAAGTAGACGAAGATCGAACCTGTTTATTCCTTCTTCCTCGAAGAAAGAGCAACAAGAAAAGATCAAGAACGGTGAGCTGGGCAGCGGAAGGGCCATTCCCATCAAGCAGGGCTATCTCTACAAGAGAAGCAGCAAATCCTTGAACAAGGAATGGAAGAAAAAGTACGTGACCTTGTGCGATGATGGTCGGCTAACATACCACCCCTCGTTACATGACTACATGGACGATATCCACGGAAAGGAAGTTTCCCTACAATACGTAACGGTGAAGGTTCCGGGCCAGAAACCTCGCGGATCTAAGTCAATCATTACCAACAGTGCCCTCACGGGAGCCAACTCGAACATGAACGGAAAGAGTGGCGGTTCAACGAGCGGCGGATCTCAGGGTAGTAGCAGTAACGGTTTGACCGAAGGACTCGGCGGCCTCTCCCTCGCCAAGGATCGAAAACTAACGGAGAAAGTTCTGCTCACGGCCTTCGATACCCTGAGGGAACCGGCCAAGTCAAACTCGCAAACCAGCGGCGATGAGGGCATCGTCATCAGTAACAGCAACTCCCAGAGCTTCATCGGCTCGGACGGAAACACCAGCAAACTGGACGCTCAAACCCCGAACGTTAAGAAACGGCACCGCCGGATGAAGAGCAGTGGCGTTGGCAAAAATAACGAATATGACG ATTCCGACGGGTTCGAATTCTACATCGTGTCGCTGGACAACAAACAGTGGCACTTCGAGGCGTCGAATGCCGAGGAGCGGGACGAGTGGGTTTCGGTGATCGAGCAGGAAATCTTTAAATCGCTGCAGGGTATCGAATCGTCCAAGTCGAAACCGTTGAACCCGAGCGACATCGCCTCGATGCAGTCGATTCGGAGCCGGGTCCCGGGCAACGGGTACTGCGTTGACTGTGATTCGCCCA ACCCCGAATGGGCCAGTTTGAACCTGGGAGTGCTCATGTGCATCGAGTGTTCCGGAATCCACCGAAATCTGGGTTCCCACATCAGCAAAGTGAGATCGCTGGGACTAGACGAGTGGcc TCCGGGCCATCTGAGTGTGATGCTGGCGATCGGCAACAGTCTGGCGAATTCGGTGTGGGAATCAAACAGCCGAGGCGGGCGGGTGAAACCGACACCGGCCAGCTCCCGGGAGGAAAAGGAAGCCTGGATCCGGGCAAAGTACGAGGCGAAAGAGTTCCTACCGACGTTTACGGCCACGCCTCCGGTTGGTCAACAGCTTCGGGAAGCTGTCGTTCGATCTGATATGAAAGCCATCATCATTCTGCTTGCCCATGCCAACGTTGACCACATCAATTCGACTGTGAGCGTGCGGGATCTGAGGACGCCACTGCATCTGGCCTGTGCCATCGGAAATCTAGCCATCTCGCAATTGTTGATATGG CACCACGCTAACCTGAAACACATCGACCACGAGGGAAGATCCTGTCTGACGTACGCCAAGGCGGCCAACTCTCTAGCCGCAGCCCGACAAGCAAGCAATACCCCGCACCATGTGAACGTTGAAACGACCTCGGCACTGGTGGATCTTTTGGGTAGCCTGGGGTGCACAGATCCGGCCCCATTCACGGCTAGTGGAACGCTCCCGCGGCGGAGGGAAACCATCGATCCGTCGGCCATTTCCACGTCCTCGACTTCGTCGTTGGTCAGCTCGTTTGAGAAATTTTCCTCGAACTTGATCTAG